AAGGAATCCGGCGTCAAGGGACCGGAGGACTTCAAGGGCAAGACGCTCGGCGTCTGGTTCTTCGGCAACGAATATCCGTTCCTGTCCTGGATGAGCCACCTGAAGATCCCGACCGAAGGCGGACCGGACGGCGTGACGGTGCTCAAGCAGGGCTTCAACGTCGACCCGCTGATCCAGAAGCAGGCCGCCTGCATCTCGACCATGACCTACAACGAATACGGCCAGGTTCTCGACGCCGGCATCAAGCCGGAGGACCTCGTCACCTTCAAGTACGAGGACCAGGGCGTGGCGACGCTGGAAGACGGCCTCTACGTGATGGAGGACAAGCTCAAGGACCCGGCCTTCAAGGACAAGATGGTCCGATTCGTGCGCGCCTCCATGAAGGGCTGGAAATATGCGGAGGAAAATCCGGACGAAGCCGCCGGGATCGTGCTTGAGAACGACTCCACCGGCGCCCAGACCGAAGCGCATCAGAAGTTCATGATGGGCGAGGTCGCCAAGCTGACCGCCGGCTCCAACGGCGCGCTCGACGAGGCCGACTACAAGCGCACGGTCGAATCCCTGCTCGCCGGCGGCTCGGACCCCGTCATCTCCAAGGAGCCGCAGGGCGCCTGGACCCACGAGATCACGGACGAGGCCCTCAAGTAATCCTCGTTTCGAGAACAAGAACGTGCGGGGGCTTGCCCCCGCACGTTTCGTTTCAGGGACCGGGAACCGGTGCGCCGACACACCGTCATTGTCATGGAAATGCCACGCGCCTAAAATAATGAGGCACCATTCCGTTGCCCCTTGTAAGGATGGCGGGCGCCAATTA
This DNA window, taken from Shinella zoogloeoides, encodes the following:
- a CDS encoding ABC transporter substrate-binding protein, producing MKTKIASLLLASAFSLAAFQAGAADKVTLQLKWVTQAQFGGYYVAKDKGFYEEEGLDVEIKPGGPDIAPAQVIAGGGADVIVDWMPSALASREKGVPLVNIAQPFKSSGMMLTCLKESGVKGPEDFKGKTLGVWFFGNEYPFLSWMSHLKIPTEGGPDGVTVLKQGFNVDPLIQKQAACISTMTYNEYGQVLDAGIKPEDLVTFKYEDQGVATLEDGLYVMEDKLKDPAFKDKMVRFVRASMKGWKYAEENPDEAAGIVLENDSTGAQTEAHQKFMMGEVAKLTAGSNGALDEADYKRTVESLLAGGSDPVISKEPQGAWTHEITDEALK